ACGGATCGATCGAACAGGTGGACGCCCTGAAGTCCGCCTACGACGGCGCCGCGCGCACCGGCCTGGACGTCTTCCGGCACGCCTTCGACGAGGCGCTGCTGCACCCCGCGGTGGCGGCCCGGCAGGCGGGCGCCGCGGCCCTCGCGGACCAGTGCCGGGCCTGCCCCCTGCTGACCGTCTGCGGAGGCGGCCACTACGCCCACCGCTACCGGGCGGGGCACGGCTTCCGCAACCCGTCCGTGTACTGCGCGGACCTCCAGCGCTTCATCCGCCACGTCGCCGGCCGGCTCGCCGAGGACACGGCCGCCGCGGCCGCCGCCGTCCCCGCGGCCCGGGAAGGAGGCGCACCGTGACAAGGCCGACGGTCCCCGACCGGGCCCTCGTGGAACTCGGCCGCACCGAGGGGACCCCCGACACCCTGGCCCTCCTCGTGCGGGACCAGGACACCCGACGGCTGCTCCTGCTGCGCGCCGTCCTCGACGCGGCCGAGGCGGCTGACCCCGCGCTCTGCTCCCCCGGCCGAAAGTCCCGGCTGCGCGACGACTGGTCCCTGCTCGCCGAGGCCGACCACCCAAAGCCACCGGGCGCCGCCCATCCCCCGGGCGGCGAGTCCTGGAACCCGCGCGGGATGCCGCCCCCCGGGCCCGGCGTGCCCCACCCGTCGTCAGGCGCCGCCCATCCCCCGGGCGGCGAGTCCTGGAGCCCGCGCGGGATGCCGCCCCCCGGGCCCGGCGTGCCCCACCCGTTGTCAGGCGCTGCCCACCCCCCGGGCGGCGAGTCCTGGAGCCCGCGCGGGATGCCGTACCCGTCGTCGGGCACCGCTCACTCACCGGGCGGCGCCCCACAGGACCCGCGCGGGATGTCGTACTCCTCGCTCGGTGCGCCGCATTCCTTACCGGGTACCGTCCAGCCTCCCCCGCCCCCGCCGGGTGTCGGACTCTCGCCCGCTCGGGACCGGCTCTTCCATCCGTTGACCGGGCCATGGGCCCTGAGCTGTCTGCACGGGCTCGACGGCCGCGCGGGTCCCCCGGACGAGCCCCGGTCCCGTCGGCTCCGGCAGGACCTCGCGCACTTCAGCGCGATCGCCGCCGTGGCGGCCGCACGCGCCGGGATCCCGTTCACCGTCCGGCTGACCGCGTACGCCGGAGTGCTCACCCTGCCGTCCCTCGGCTCGCTGCGCACGGCCACCACAGGTGACGTCCCCGTCGACGTCACCCACCGCGAAGGGTGCCTGACGGTGCGCCAGCCCGACGCGCCGGACGTCCTCGTGTGTCTGGAGAGCGGGATCGGGGCCTGGTCCGGCGCCCTCGCCTGGACTCCCGTGCACGCCCTGCCCGGGCTGGCGTCCACCGGCGGCCCCATGCCCCTGGACGACGTGGATCCCTACCGTGTCGCACCCGGCCCCCGCCACCGCACGCTCGGCGGAGCCGCGACCCTCGACGACGGCGACGGCAAACGCTGGCTCCAGGCCTGGTCGGGCACCGAGGCCGCACTGCGCACCGGCGGCGCGCACCGGGTGACCGAGGCGGTGGCGCTGCTGCGCTGCCTGGTGCCGCTGGAGCGGCCGCCGGGCGCCGAGGGACGGGACAGTTGCAGCGCGACCCGGCACGAGGCGTTCGGCGCCCTGCTCTCCAGCACCCCGCAGGACGCCCTGGCATTGGCCGAGACCCTCGTCCACGAACTGCACCACGCCAAACTGGCCGCCCTGGGCGACCTCGTGACGCTCCATCACGCCGACGCGGAAGCCCGCTACTTCGCCCCCTGGAAGACCGACCCCCGACCGTACGACGGTCTGCTCCAGGGGGTCTACTCGCACCTGGCCCTCGCGGACTACTTCCAGCGCCGCGCGCTGCGCACCACACCGCCCGACAGCGAGTACGCCTGGTCGCGGCACGCCCGCTACCGCGCCCAGGTCGGAGCGGCCCTGCCGGGACTCGTCGGCTCGCCCGACCTCACCCGCCGGGGACGCCGGTTCGTCGACGAGATGACAGCCACGTACGAGCGTATGGCCGACCATCCGGCGCCCCGCAACCACACGGCGCGGGCCCAGGCGTATGTGAAGGCCGCACGCGCTCTGTGGACACAACGTCATGCTCCCGCCGTGCCACGCCCGAAAGAATGAGGATGGCCTGCAAGGGGCCGCCCGGTGCGCGAAGATCGTCGAATCGAGGCACGCGTGGATGAAGTCGGCGGACTTACGCACGACGCGCCGAGGTTCTAGGATTTTGGTACTACGCGCTGGAGGCCGCTGCATGTCTGGAGCTCGTACGCCGGTGGGGGCAACCGGGAGAGGGGCCGCGAGGCAGACGGTCACGATCCATTTCGCGGGTTTCAACCGGGCCTGGGCGGCCTGGGTCGGGGACCGGCTCGAACGTCGTGGCCTGCGGGTGGTGTACCTGCGCTGGGACTCCCCGGCGGACGTCCCCCTGGTGGACCTGTTGCGCGACCTGGAACTCGCCGAGGGCCGCATCCTCATCGTCGTCAGCGAGTGGTACTTCCAGCTCGGTCCCCGGACGCAGGAGGAGTGGAACGCGGCGCTGCGCGAGGTCGTCGCCCCCGACGCGTCCCGGTTCGCCGCCGTCTCCGTCACCTCGGCGTCCGTGCCCTCCGCGACCGCCGTCCTCGCCCCGGTCAACCTGACCAACATGGGCGCCGAAGAGGCCGAGCGCCGGCTGCTCGACCGGCTGGACCTGCCGACCGATCCGCTGCCCGAGCCCGTCGACGCGGCGCGCCGCGGTCCCCGGTTCCCGGCGTCGATGCCCGAGGTCTGGGGCGGGGTGCCCCGCCGCAACACCCGGTTCACCGGCCGCGAGTCGCTGCTCAACGAGGCCTACCACGTGCTGCGGAACGCGGAGCCCGGCGCGGGTGTGGTCACGTTCCACGGCATGTCGGGCGTCGGCAAGACCCAGCTGTCCGCCGAGTACGTCTACCGCTTCGGCTCCGAGTACGACGTCGTCTGGTGGGTCAACGCCGAGAAACGCGTGACCTACCGTCGGCTGCTCGCCGAACTCGCCCCGAAACTCGGCCTCCAGACCGGCCAGGAGTACGGAGAGCGGCTGCGCGCGGTCCGCGACTCGCTGCGCCGCGGCGAACCGTACGGGCGCTGGCTGCTGATCCTCGACGGCGCGGACGAACCCGACCAGATCTGGGACCTGGTGCCGACCGGCCCCGGCCACGTCATCATCACCTCCCGCAACCCGGAATGGACCGAGCACAACAGCAAGCTGCTGGAGGTGCCCGTCTACGCCCGCGACGAGTCGGTGGCGTTCATCCGGCGCCGAGCCCCGCGGCTGACGGAGGTGGAGGCCGACCAGCTCGCGGACGCGCTGGAGGACCTGCCGCTGCTGCTGGACCAGACGGCGGGCTGGCTGAACGACTCCGACCTCTCGGTGCGCCAGTACATCGCCCTGCTCGACGGCGGCATCGACAGCGACGTGGTGAAGGTGTCGGCGGACTTCCCGCTCGCCTTCCAGACCGCGTGGTCGATACTGCTGAACAAACTCCGCGACACCGTCCCCGAGTCGGTCGACCTGCTGCGGCTGTGCACGTTCTTCGCACCGGGCTTCATCCCCGTCCGCCTGCTGCGCGAGATGTCCAGCGAGGCACTGCCCGAACAGCTCGCCGGACTGCTCAACGACCCGCTGCTGTGGAACAAGGCGATCAACCAGCTCCGCCAGTACTCGGTGGTCCGCCTGGAGTCCCACGAAGCGCTCGGCGACGAGGCGGCCGCCTCCGGCGAGTCGCTGTACCTGCACCGCATGGTCCACCAGATCGTGCACAAGGACATGCCGGACACGGACCGCAAGGAGTTCATCGACGTCGTACGCCAGGCCCTCGCAGCGGCCGACCCGCGCCGGCCCACCGACCCCGACCTGTGGCCGGGATACGCCCAGATCGTGCCGCATCTGAAGTACGCGGACGTGCTCCAGACCCAGGACCCGGCCGTCCAGCGACTGGTCTTCAACTGCCTGCGCTACATGTACTTCTCCGGTGAGTACAACGCCGGCATCAAGCTCGGCGAGCGCGCGATGGTGGCCTGGCGCGAGCTGCTCGGCCCGACCCACCCCAGGATCTGGGAGCTGAGCTACCACTACACCAACCTGCTGCGCGCCGTCGGCGACTACGCCGGGACCGAGGCCCTCAGCCGCGCCGCCTCCGAGCACCTGAAGGCGGAGCGCGGACCCCAGGACCTGGAGCATCTGCGGGCCGCCGCCGGTCTCGCCGCCGACCTGCGCGGCCTCGGCCGCTACGACGAGGCACTGGAACTCTCGCAGTGGGTCCTGGTCGGATACCGCGACCTGCTGGGCGAGCAGGACTCGCGAAGCCTCAACTCGCTGAACAACCTCGCCGTCTCCCTGCGGCTGCTCGGGCGCTACCAGGAAGCCCTGGACATCGACCGGCAGACCCTGGAGTCCCGGCGGGTGCTGCTGCGGGCCCGTCATCCGTGGACCCTCGGCTCCGAGATCTACTACGCCATCGACCTGCGGCTCCTCGGCCGCTACGCCGAGGCCGAGTCCATCCAGGCGAAGAACGTGCGCGAGAGCCGTCTGGTGATGGGCCGCGACAACCCGCAGACCCTCAGCGCCGAGCACAACCTGGCGCTGTGTCGCTACCGCCTGGGCGACCGTGACCGCGGCCGGGACCGCGGCATGGACTGGGAGGAGCCCGGGGAGATGCTCTCCAGCGTGCTGGAGCGCGGCGAGCGGGTGCTGGGCGAGACGCACCCGCTGACCCTGATCTTCGCGACGGCCCAGAGCTGCTACGCCCGCGAGCACGGCGACATCGACCGGGCCCACGAGCTCAGCGAGGCCGTCGTCGCACGCTACGAGGTGATGCTCGGCGACGGGCACCCCTTCGTCGCGGGCGCCCGCGCCAACCAGGCGCTGATCCTGCGCAACGTCGGCGAGCGGGAGGCCGGCCATGTCCTCCTGGAGCAGGCGCTGGCGTCGATGACCGAGGCGGTGGGCGAGAACCACGCCTGGACACTGGGCTGCGCCCTGAACGCCTCGGCCCTGCGCAACATCGTGGGCGACACCGAGAGCGCCGCCGACCTCAGCCGGGACACGGTGACCCGGGCCATCGAGTCGCTCGGCCGGACCCACCCGCTGACCCTGTCGGCGCGGATCGCGTACGCGGCGGACCTGCGCGGTCTGCGGGACCGGCGGCAGGCCGAGAAGGTCGAGCAGGAGGCCCTCTCGGACCTCGACGCGACGCTCGGCAGCAAGCACCCGCACACCGTCTCGGCCCGCTCCCGCAACCGCCCCTACTGGGACTTCGAACCCCAGGTCATCTGACGCCCGGCCGGCCCGAGCACGCCGAAGGGCCCGGCCCCCGGAAACCTCCGGGGGCCGGGCCCTTCGCCCGTGACGGGCGTGGTGGGTGAGGACTACGCCTCGAACACCTCACGCACCAGCTGCTCCTGCTCCGCCTGGTGTCGCTTGGCGGAGCCGACCGCCGGGGACGAGCCGTGCGGGCGCGAGATGCGGCGCAGGCGCTCGCCGTGCGGCACGTCCGCGCCGACCGCGAGGTCCAGGTGGTCGATCAGGTTCAGGGCGATGAACGGCCAGGCGCCCTGGTTGGCCGGCTCCTCCTGGGTCCAGAGGTACTTCTCGGCGTTGGGGTACTTGTTGACCTCCGCCTGGACCTCGGCACCCGGGAGCGGGTACAGCCGCTCGAGGCGGATGATCGCCGTGTCCGTGACGCCGCGCTTCTGACGCTCGGCCTCCAGGTCGTAGTAGACCTTGCCGGCGCAGAAGACGACCTTCTTCACGGCCGCCGGGTCGGTGATCGTCGTGTCGCCGATGACCGGGCGGAACTGGCCGCTCGTGAACTCCTCCGCCTTCGACGCGGCGGCCTTGAGGCGCAGCATCGACTTCGGGGTGAAGACGACCAGCGGCTTGTGGTGCGGGTTGTGCACCTGCCACCGCAGGAGGTGGAAGTAGTTCGACGGGAGCGTGGGCATCGCGACCGTCATGTTGTTCTGGGCGCAGAGCTGGAGGAAGCGCTCGACACGGGCCGAGGAGTGGTCCGGGCCCTGGCCCTCGTAGCCGTGGGGGAGGAGGAGCGTGACACCGCTCGTCTGACCCCACTTCTGCTCGGCCGCCGAGATGTACTCGTCGACCACGGTCTGCGCGCCGTTGACGAAGTCGCCGAACTGCGCCTCCCACATCACGAGCGCGTCGGGGCGGGCCAGCGAGTAGCCGTACTCGAAGCCCATCACCGCGTACTCGGAGAGGAGGGAGTTGTAGACGTTGTAGCGCGCCTGCTCGTCGTTGAGGTACTGGAGCGGGGTGTGCTCCTCACCCGTCTCGCGGTCGATGAGCACCGCGTGGCGCTGGCCGAAGGTGCCGCGCTGCGAGTCCTGGCCGGACAGCCGGACCGGGGTGCCCTCCAGGAGGAGGGAGCCGACGGCCAGCGTCTCGCCCATGCCCCAGTCGATCGTGCCGTCCTCGACCATCGACGCTCGGCGCTGGAGCTGCGGCAGCAGACGCGGGTGGACGTGGAAGTAGTCGGGGATGTTGACCTGGGACTCGGCGATGCGCTTGACGACCTCCGCGGAGACGGCCGTGTTCACCGCGACCGGGAAGTTGTCCTGCGGCTCGTGGGCGTCGCCGGCGGCGGGCTGCGCGGTGGCCTCGCGGACCTCCGTGAAGACCTTCTCCAGCTGGCCCTGGTAGTCCTGGAGCGCCTGCTCGGCCTCTTCCAGGGTGATGTCGCCGCGACCGATGAGGGACTCGGTGTACAGCTTGCGCACCGAGCGCTTCTTGTCGATCAGGTCGTACATCAGCGGCTGGGTGAAGGCCGGGTTGTCCGACTCGTTGTGACCGCGGCGGCGGTAGCAGATGAGGTCGATCACCACGTCCTTGTTGAACGCCTGGCGGAACTCGAAGGCCAGCCGCGCGACGCGGACCACGGCCTCCGGGTCGTCGCCGTTCACGTGGAAGATCGGGGCCTCGATCATGCGCGCCACGTCCGTGGCGTACATCGACGAGCGCGAGGACTCCGGGGCGGCGGTGAAGCCGACCTGGTTGTTGATGACGATGTGGACCGTGCCGCCCGTGCGGTAACCGCGCAGCTGCGACATGTTCAGGGTCTCGGCCACCACGCCCTGGCCCGCGAAGGCCGCGTCGCCGTGCAGGGCGACCGGCAGGACGGTGAAGTCCGTGCCGCCCTTGTTGATGATGTCCTGCTTGGCGCGGCTGATGCCCTCGATGATCGGGTCGACCGTCTCCAGGTGGGACGGGTTCGCGGCCAGCGAGACCTTGATCTGCTCGCCGTCCAGGCCCGTGAAGGTCCCCTCGGCGCCCAGGTGGTACTTCACGTCGCCGGAGCCGTGCATCGACTTCGGGTCGAGGTTGCCCTCGAACTCACGGAAGATCTGCGCGTACGACTTGCCGACGATGTTCGCGAGGACGTTCAGGCGGCCGCGGTGGGCCATGCCGATGACGACCTCGTCCAGCCGCGACTCGGCCG
The sequence above is a segment of the Streptomyces asoensis genome. Coding sequences within it:
- a CDS encoding aKG-HExxH-type peptide beta-hydroxylase, translated to MTRPTVPDRALVELGRTEGTPDTLALLVRDQDTRRLLLLRAVLDAAEAADPALCSPGRKSRLRDDWSLLAEADHPKPPGAAHPPGGESWNPRGMPPPGPGVPHPSSGAAHPPGGESWSPRGMPPPGPGVPHPLSGAAHPPGGESWSPRGMPYPSSGTAHSPGGAPQDPRGMSYSSLGAPHSLPGTVQPPPPPPGVGLSPARDRLFHPLTGPWALSCLHGLDGRAGPPDEPRSRRLRQDLAHFSAIAAVAAARAGIPFTVRLTAYAGVLTLPSLGSLRTATTGDVPVDVTHREGCLTVRQPDAPDVLVCLESGIGAWSGALAWTPVHALPGLASTGGPMPLDDVDPYRVAPGPRHRTLGGAATLDDGDGKRWLQAWSGTEAALRTGGAHRVTEAVALLRCLVPLERPPGAEGRDSCSATRHEAFGALLSSTPQDALALAETLVHELHHAKLAALGDLVTLHHADAEARYFAPWKTDPRPYDGLLQGVYSHLALADYFQRRALRTTPPDSEYAWSRHARYRAQVGAALPGLVGSPDLTRRGRRFVDEMTATYERMADHPAPRNHTARAQAYVKAARALWTQRHAPAVPRPKE
- the fxsT gene encoding FxSxx-COOH system tetratricopeptide repeat protein, whose amino-acid sequence is MSGARTPVGATGRGAARQTVTIHFAGFNRAWAAWVGDRLERRGLRVVYLRWDSPADVPLVDLLRDLELAEGRILIVVSEWYFQLGPRTQEEWNAALREVVAPDASRFAAVSVTSASVPSATAVLAPVNLTNMGAEEAERRLLDRLDLPTDPLPEPVDAARRGPRFPASMPEVWGGVPRRNTRFTGRESLLNEAYHVLRNAEPGAGVVTFHGMSGVGKTQLSAEYVYRFGSEYDVVWWVNAEKRVTYRRLLAELAPKLGLQTGQEYGERLRAVRDSLRRGEPYGRWLLILDGADEPDQIWDLVPTGPGHVIITSRNPEWTEHNSKLLEVPVYARDESVAFIRRRAPRLTEVEADQLADALEDLPLLLDQTAGWLNDSDLSVRQYIALLDGGIDSDVVKVSADFPLAFQTAWSILLNKLRDTVPESVDLLRLCTFFAPGFIPVRLLREMSSEALPEQLAGLLNDPLLWNKAINQLRQYSVVRLESHEALGDEAAASGESLYLHRMVHQIVHKDMPDTDRKEFIDVVRQALAAADPRRPTDPDLWPGYAQIVPHLKYADVLQTQDPAVQRLVFNCLRYMYFSGEYNAGIKLGERAMVAWRELLGPTHPRIWELSYHYTNLLRAVGDYAGTEALSRAASEHLKAERGPQDLEHLRAAAGLAADLRGLGRYDEALELSQWVLVGYRDLLGEQDSRSLNSLNNLAVSLRLLGRYQEALDIDRQTLESRRVLLRARHPWTLGSEIYYAIDLRLLGRYAEAESIQAKNVRESRLVMGRDNPQTLSAEHNLALCRYRLGDRDRGRDRGMDWEEPGEMLSSVLERGERVLGETHPLTLIFATAQSCYAREHGDIDRAHELSEAVVARYEVMLGDGHPFVAGARANQALILRNVGEREAGHVLLEQALASMTEAVGENHAWTLGCALNASALRNIVGDTESAADLSRDTVTRAIESLGRTHPLTLSARIAYAADLRGLRDRRQAEKVEQEALSDLDATLGSKHPHTVSARSRNRPYWDFEPQVI
- a CDS encoding multifunctional oxoglutarate decarboxylase/oxoglutarate dehydrogenase thiamine pyrophosphate-binding subunit/dihydrolipoyllysine-residue succinyltransferase subunit; this translates as MSPQSPSNASSISTDADQAGKNPAAAFGPNEWLVDEIYQQYLQDPNSVDRAWWDFFADYKPGAATPSAPAGTAAAGAAATTTPPAPAAPAAPAQAAPAAPAPAAPTPAPAAAPKPAAAAPAAAAAPAPVKAAPAAKPAAAQPAPAAASAAPGPEFVTLRGPAAAVAKNMNASLELPTATSVRAVPVKLLFDNRIVINNHLKRARGGKISFTHLIGFAMVQAIKAMPSMNWHYAEKDGKPTLVKPPHVNFGLAIDLVKPNGDRQLVVAGIKKAETLNFFEFWQAYEDIVRRARDGKLTMDDFTGVTVSLTNPGGLGTVHSVPRLMPGQSVIMGVGSMDYPAEFQGTSQDTLNKLGISKVMTLTSTYDHRVIQGAASGEFLRVVANFLLGENGFYDEIFEALRIPYEPVRWLKDIDASHDDDVTKAARVFELIHSYRVRGHVMADTDPLEYRQRKHPDLDITEHGLTLWDLEREFAVGGFAGKSLMKLRDILGVLRDSYCRTTGVEFMHIQDPKQRRWIQDRIERAHSKPEREEQLRILRRLNAAEAFETFLQTKYVGQKRFSLEGGESVIPLLDAVLDSAAESRLDEVVIGMAHRGRLNVLANIVGKSYAQIFREFEGNLDPKSMHGSGDVKYHLGAEGTFTGLDGEQIKVSLAANPSHLETVDPIIEGISRAKQDIINKGGTDFTVLPVALHGDAAFAGQGVVAETLNMSQLRGYRTGGTVHIVINNQVGFTAAPESSRSSMYATDVARMIEAPIFHVNGDDPEAVVRVARLAFEFRQAFNKDVVIDLICYRRRGHNESDNPAFTQPLMYDLIDKKRSVRKLYTESLIGRGDITLEEAEQALQDYQGQLEKVFTEVREATAQPAAGDAHEPQDNFPVAVNTAVSAEVVKRIAESQVNIPDYFHVHPRLLPQLQRRASMVEDGTIDWGMGETLAVGSLLLEGTPVRLSGQDSQRGTFGQRHAVLIDRETGEEHTPLQYLNDEQARYNVYNSLLSEYAVMGFEYGYSLARPDALVMWEAQFGDFVNGAQTVVDEYISAAEQKWGQTSGVTLLLPHGYEGQGPDHSSARVERFLQLCAQNNMTVAMPTLPSNYFHLLRWQVHNPHHKPLVVFTPKSMLRLKAAASKAEEFTSGQFRPVIGDTTITDPAAVKKVVFCAGKVYYDLEAERQKRGVTDTAIIRLERLYPLPGAEVQAEVNKYPNAEKYLWTQEEPANQGAWPFIALNLIDHLDLAVGADVPHGERLRRISRPHGSSPAVGSAKRHQAEQEQLVREVFEA